The nucleotide window CCTTCGGCCTCCGCTCCCGCTGGTCGCGATCCGATGGCTTGGTCTTCTCCGGAACAGAAACAAAAAGCGGGTGCCCCGTCCAAGCTCTGCCTGGGCGGGAGGTAGAAACCACTCTTTGCACTCTGTGACCTCGGTCCTCCACCCAGGCAAAAACCGGCTTTGGTTGGACCCCTGCCATCCGAACTATCTTTCGGGGTTGTATTCGACGCTTTCGAGAAAGAGGCCGCGCGCCGGCGCGGTAGCTCCGGCGGCAGTACGGGTACGTGCGGCAAGGATCGCCGGGATGGCCTCGGGGGCGATGTGGCCACGGCCGATATCGAGAAAGGTGCCGACCAGGTTGCGAACCATGTGGTGAAGAAAGCCGGTGCCGCGGACGCGATAGACGAGAACCGCGCCGGAGGGATCTTCGCGAAAGAGAAATTCGGAACGGAAGATGCGGCGCACATTGCCCGGACCGCCTTCTTCCTCGTGGATCGCGGCGCGGCGCGCGGTCAGGTCGGGATCGTTGGCCGCAAACGAGGTGAAGTCATGCTCGCCTTCCACCTGGGGGGCGGCAGCCTGCATGGCCGCCAGATCGAGAGGCCAGTTCAGCGCGTAGACGTAGCGCGCCAGCCATGGCGGGCAAAGCTCGCCGCGGAAGAGGCGGTATTCGTAGGTTTTGGCGATAACAGCATGGCGGGCATGGAAGTCCGGCGCAGCCGGTTCCGCGGAAAGAATGCGGATAGGCGAAGGCAGGGAACGGTTCAGCGCGCGTTGAAGGCTGGCGGGTGGGATGTTGCCGGGAAGCTCGCAGCTCGCGACCTGCCCCAATGCGTGGACACCGGCGTCGGTGCGGCCGCTGCCCTGGGGCAGAACGACGGCGCCGGTTACGCGACGGATGGCCTCGGCAAGGTGCCCCTGAATGGTGGGCTTCTCGGGCTGGACCTGCCAGCCATGAAAGTCTGTGCCGTCGTAGGCGAGGGTGAGTTTCCAGTTCATGCGTATCGACCTAGCATTGTCGCAGATTCTGAAGCACTTCCGGCACAGCTGAGGCATGCGGACGCTGCGATATACTCGGCTTTCGCTGGATACCTGGAGCGAAATGCGCGCGGCGGGAACACAGGGCCAACGGGGAACGAATCCGGCGGGGAACGCGTATCTACCTGAGAACTCGAACGCAGTGGCGATTCCGGCGAAGTATCGGACGCTGAATGGGAGGTTTGTGCCGGCGATTGCGGCGCGCCTCCGGCAGATTTTCTGGAGACGGTGAATGGATTTTTCAGTGACGAGGGGAAGCAGGCGCAGAGCTCAGAATGACAATGGCTGGTTCAGAAAGCTGAAAGCCGGGGCGGCGCTGAGCTGCTTACTCGCAGGAACGCTGCCGGGTTACGCGATCGGACTTCCCGGACAGGATGCGGCTGCGAAGCCCTCCTCGCTGCCCTCTGCCCCTGGCGCAATTCCGGCTCCGAATTTCACGCAGCCGCTCTTCATGCGTCCCAGCGATCGCGATTTCTCGAAGGCGCGGGGCTATTTCCGCAATCCGCTGGCGCCTTATCTGCCGACCACGGCCCCGGCAGGGAACTTTGCGAATTCACCGAAGCTCGGCGACCTGGTGAAAGACGGCAAGATCTACCTGAGCCTGAGTGATGCGATTCTGCTGGCGCTCGAAAACAACTACGACATCGCCATCCAGCGCTACAACCTGGATATTGCCGATACGGACATTCTGCGCACGCGGGCGGGCGGCAACTTTCTCGGTGTGAGCTCGGGTCTCGTCGAAGGCACTCTGGGCGGCTCGGGGCAGACGGTGACCAGTGGCGGTGGTCCGGGCGGCACCAGCGCCAGCGCAGGCGGCGCGGCAGCGGGCGGCAGCGGTCTTGCCCTGACGACGAACGGCGGCGGTTCGACGCCGGAGACGCTGGACCCGGTGCTCACTGGAACGGTCGAGCTGCAGCGCCAGTCGACGCAGGAGCTGAGCCCGCTCTTTTATGGCACCGATAAGCTCAACCAGAACTCCGATACTTATAACTTCGCTTATAACCAGGGTTTCCTGACCGGCACGCAGCTGCAGGTCTCGTTCAACAACAGCTACACCACGTCGAACAACCTCTACAGCACCTACAGCCCGGCGCTGCAGACCACCTTCAATGCGCAGCTGACGCAGCATATTCTGCAGGGCTTCGGCTGGGGCATCAACGGCCGCTTCATGGTGCAGGCGAAGAACAATCGCCGCGTCGCCGATTCGGCCTTCCGGCAGCAGCTGCTCTATACCGTCAACCAGGTGGAGAACATCTACTGGGGCTTGGTGAGCGCGTACGAAGATCTGCAGGCAAAACGGCGCTCACTCGAGCAATCTCAGGCGTTGCTCGACGACGACAAGCGGGCCTTGCAGATCGGCACCATGGCGCCGCTGGATGTGGTCAGCGCAACCAGCTCGGTGGAGACCGACCGGCAGGCGGAGATCAGCTCGGAGAGCAACCTGGAATACCAGCAGCTGCTGATGAAGCAGGCCATTGCGCGCAGCCTGGAAGACCCGGTACTGGCCAATGCGCCGGTGATTCCGACCGACCGCGTGAGCCTGATCGAGATGCCCGAGGAGCGCGAGTCCGCGGACGACCTGGTACGGCAGGCTGTGGCCAACAGCCCGTCCATCGAGCAGGCGATCCTGACGCTGAAGAACGATGAGATCACGCTGAAGGGCGAGAAGAACAAGCTGCTGCCGCAGGTGGATGTCTTCGCCTTTTATGGAGCTTCGGCGCTGGGCGGCAAGCAGAGCCCGAACTGCGAGGACTTCTACACCGGGACAACCTGCCCGCCCAACACGTATCCCAGCACAAACTACAGCAGCGCCTTCCAGAATCTGTTCAATTCGAGCAGCCCGGATAAAGGCGCGGGGGTGCAGATCAATATTCCGCTGCGCAATCGCGTGGCGCAGTCGGAGCAGGCGCGTTCGGAACTGGAGTACCGGCAGGCGCAGATGCGTCTGCAGCAGCTCTACGTGCAGACGCGGATGAATGTGATCAACGCGCAGTTTGCGCTGACCAACGATCGCGCGTCGGTGCAGTCGGCAAACGCAACGCTGGAGTACGACAGGCAGAGCCTCGATGCGGAGTTGAAGAAGCTGCACCTGGGGGCTTCGACAACGGCGCTGGTGCTGCAGCAGCAGAGGGCGCTGGCGATTGCGCAGAACTCAGTGATTTCAGCGACGGCAAAGTATGCCATCGACCGGGCGGCACTGGATGAAATTCTTGCGAGCACGCTCGACCGCTACAACATCTCGATTACCGACGCCGCGACCGGCAACGTGAAGACCGCGCCGGTGATTCCCGGGCTCAGGCCTGCCGGCAGTGAGCCCGAGGTGCAGCTGCCGGCGCAACAGCAGCGGCTTCAGCAGGAGCAACAGGGACCACCGCCGCAGCAGCAGTAAATTCCAGGTGGAATTCCAGACAGAATCTCCCGGCCGGAACAGGGCCGGGAGATTTTCTGCGCTTCTGTGAGAAGACGATGAAAAGAAGGGGGCTTGGAGTGTGCGGGGAGGGCTCGGAACCTGATAGAATCGATTGAATCCACTCATTGGAGAAGCGATGCAGGCGATCCTTGCGCTCGAAGACGGGCGCATCTTCCGCGGTGAGGGCTACGGCGCCAAAGGCGAGTGTTATGGCGAAGTCGTTTTCAATACATCCCTGACCGGTTATCAGGAAATCTTTACCGACCCGTCCTATGCCGGGCAGATCGTCATTCTTACCAATCCCCAGGTGGGGAATTACGGCACCAACAACGCGGACAATGAAGCGAATAAGCCTTTTATCGAAGGGCTTGTTACCCGCGAATTTTCTCCCGTCTCTTCCAACTGGCGCTCCGAGCAGGTTGCCGACGAATATCTCGAGCGTTTCCAGATTCCTGTCATCTCTGAGATCGATACCCGCGCGCTGGTGCGTCACCTCCGCAAGCACGGCGTGATGCGCGGCGTGATCTCGACGATTGAGAGCAACCCCGACGTGCTGGTAGCCAAGGCGCGCTCGCTTCGCAAGATGGACGGCACCGATCTTGCGAAGGTGGTTTCGACCAAGAGCATCTACGAGTGGAACGAAGCGCATGATCTGCTGCCCAGCGAGGTGAAGCAGGTTGTCGAGCCCCGCACCAAGCTGCACGTGGTGGCCTACGACTACGGCATCAAGCGGAACATTCTGCGCATGCTGATGCAGGAAGACTGCCGCGTGACCGTGGTGCCGGCCGAGACCTCTGCCGAAGATGTGCTGGCGCTGAATCCCGATGGCATCTTCCTCTCGAACGGTCCGGGCGACCCCGATCCGCTTGACTATGCGCAGGACGGTATCCGCAAGCTCGCCGGCAAGAAGCCGATCTTCGGCATCTGCCTGGGGCATCAGCTGATCGGCCTGGCGCTTGGCGGCAAGACCTTCAAGCTGAAGTTCGGGCATCACGGCGGCAATCACCCCGTGAAGCAGCTGAACACCGGCAAGGTTGAGATCACGAGCCAGAATCACAACTACGCTGTCGATCCCGATTCGCTCAACACGAACGACGTGGAGCTGACGCACATCAATCTGAACGACCACACGCTCGAAGGACTGCGGCACAAGTCGATGCCGATCTTCAGCGTGCAGTACCACCCGGAAGCTGCTCCGGGGCCGCATGATTCGAACTACCTCTTCAAGGACTTCCGCAAGCTGATGGAGGAGTGGAAGGGGTGAAGCGGCGGCAACACAAAGCGAAATCGATAAAAGCGGCGGGCTTAGCGTCCCGCCGTTTTTATGGGAACAACACGAGAGATCTTTCGAAGAGGTTGAAGAATTAGATGCCACGCAGGAATGACATCACCAAGATACTCGTGATCGGCTCCGGGCCGATCGTGATTGGCCAGTCGGCGGAATTCGATTATTCGGGCACGCAGGCGTGCAAGGCATTGAAGCAGGAAGGCTATGAAGTGGTGCTGGTGAATTCGAACCCGGCCACGATCATGACCGATCCGGAGCTGGCTGACCGCACTTACATCGAGCCGCTGACGGCTGAATACGTCGAAGAGATTCTGCGGATCGAGTCGGAGATGCTGAAGGCCGAAGGCCGCAGCGGCAAGTTCGCCGTGCTGCCCACGGTGGGCGGACAGACGGCACTCAATCTTGCCGTGGACCTGGCAGACTCCGGCGTGCTCGACAAGTATGGGATCGAGCTGATCGGCGCGAAGCTCGAGGCGATCAAGAAGGCAGAGGATCGTCTGCTCTTTAAGGATGCGATGACTCGCATCGGTCTCGACATGCCGCGCTCGGCCCTGGTGAACAACGTCCGCGATGGCTCTGAGTTCGCGACCAAGATCGGCTTCCCGGTCATCATCCGTCCTTCGTTCACGCTGGGCGGCTCGGGCGGCGGTATCGCCTACAACCGCGAAGAGCTGATGGACACGCTCTCGCGCGGCCTCGACCTTTCGCCGGTGCATGAGTGCCTGATCGAAGAGTCGGTGCTGGGCTGGAAGGAATATGAGCTCGAAGTCGTGCGCGACCTCGCCGACAACGTCATCATCATCTGCTCGATCGAGAACTTCGATCCCATGGGCGTGCATACCGGCGACTCGATCACCGTGGCTCCGGCGCAGACGCTGACCGACCGCGAGTACCAGGCGATGCGCGATGCGGCGATCCGCGTCATCCGTGAGATCGGCGTGGAGACGGGCGGCTCGAACGTGCAGTTTGCCGTGCATCCGAATACCGGCCGCATGACGGTGATCGAGATGAACCCGCGCGTGTCGCGCTCTTCGGCCCTGGCTTCAAAGGCGACCGGTTTCCCGATCGCGAAGATCGCAGCCAAGCTCGCCGTGGGCTACACGCTCGACGAGATTCCGAACGACATCACGAAGATGACGCCGGCCTGCTTTGAGCCGACGATCGACTATGTCGTGACAAAGATTCCGAAGTGGCAGTTCGAGAAGTTCCCGGGCGCCGATGAGAACCTCGGGCCACAGATGAAGTCGGTGGGCGAAGTGCTGGCAATGGGCAGAACCTTCAAGGAATCCTTGATGAAGGCGCTGCGCTCGCTCGAGACCGGCAAGAAGATCGGCTCTGAGGAACTGGAGCCGCGCCGCCTGACGCAGAAGCTGGTAACACCGCAGCCTGAGCGCCTGAACTACATCCGTTTTGCCTTCCGGCAGGGCATGTCGGTGCGCGACGTGGCGCGGATGACCTCGATGGACCCGTGGTTCCTGTACCAGATCAAGGAAATTACGGACACCATTGCCAAGGTCGGCGAAGAGACGCCTGAGAGTGTCTCTCCGGAGCTGCTGCGTAAAGCCAAGCGCATGGGTGTCTCCGACGAGCGCATCGCCGAGGTCTGGAACATTCCGACCAACGATGGCGTGGCCACGGTGCGCGAGCTGCGCAAATCGCTGGGCATCAAGCCGGTGTACAAGCTCGTGGATACCTGCGCTGCGGAGTTCGAGAGCAGCACGCCCTATCTCTACTCCACCTACGACGAAGAGAGCGAAGCGGAGCCGACGAGCAAGCGCAAGGTCATCATCCTGGGCTCTGGGCCGAACCGCATCGGGCAGGGCATCGAGTTCGATTACTGCTGCTGCCATGCGGCCTTCGCGCTGCGCGAAGACGATTACGAGACGGTGATGGTGAACTGCAATCCGGAGACGGTTTCGACGGATTACGACACCAGCGACCGCCTGTACTTCGAGCCGCTGACGCTGGAAGACGTGCTGGCGGTGTATGAGCACGAGGCTTCGAGCGGCGCGGAGATCGGCATGATCGTGCAGTTTGGCGGGCAGACGCCGCTGAACCTGGCGCTACGCCTCAAGGCGGCAGGCGTGCCGATTCTCGGCACCTCGCCCGAATCGATTGATCTCGCGGAAGACCGCAAGCGCTTCGGCAAGCTGCTCGAGGACCTGGATATTCCTCAGCCTCCGGGCGTGATGGCTACGAGCGTGGAAGAGGCACTGAACGGCGCGGAAAGGATCGGCTTCCCGGTGCTGGTGCGTCCTTCCTACGTGCTTGGCGGCCGCGCCATGGTCATCGCCTACGATGCCGATGCGGTTTCGCGTTACATGAAGGAAGCGGTCGAGTACTCGCAGGAGCGGCCGATTCTCATCGACCACTTCCTCGAGGACGCGGTGGAAGTGGACGTGGACGCGCTGTGCGACACGAAGGACGTGGTCATCGCCGGCATCATGCAGCATATCGAAGAGGCGGGTATCCACTCGGGCGATTCGTCCTGCGTGCTGCCCGCGGTCGATCTTGCTCCGGAGACACTCGACACCATCCGCAGCTACACGCGCAAGCTGGCGCTGGCGCTCAATGTGATCGGTCTGGTGAACCTGCAGTTCGCCATCCAGCGCAAGCCAGGGCAGCCGGACAAGGTGTATGTGATCGAAGTGAACCCGCGTGCCTCGCGCACGGTGCCCTATGTTTCGAAGGCGACGGGAATTCCGCTGGCCAAGATCGCATCGCGCCTGATGACGGGCCGCACGCTGCGCGAGCTGTTGCCGGAGCAGGTGGCCTCGGCCAAGGATCTGGATACCGGCGACCACTTCTTCGTGAAGTCGCCGGTCTTCCCCTGGAACAAGTTCCAGGGTGTGGACCCGGTGCTCGGGCCGGAGATGCGTTCGACGGGCGAAGTGATGGGTGTGGCTGATAACTTCGGTGAAGCCTTTGCCAAGGCCCAGCTTTCGGCCGGCCTGCGGCTGCCGCTGAAGGGCACGGTCTTCTTTAGCGTCAACGATCGCGACAAGGCGCAGCTTGTGGAGCTGGCGCGGCAGTATGTCGAGCTCGGCTTCCACCTGGTGGCGACCGAGGGCACGGCGAATGTGCTGCGTAAGGCAGGCCTGGTGGTGGAGAGCGTCTACAAGGTGAAGGAAGGCCGTCCGAATGTGGTCGACTTCATCAAGGGCGAGCGCATCAACCTGATCATCAACACGCCGCACGGACAGGACCCGTTCTTCGACGAGAAGGCGATCCGGCGCGCGGCGGTGCTCAACCGCATTCCCACGATCACGACCATGGCTGCTGCCCGCGCGGCTGCCGAGGGAATCGTGGCGCTGCAAGAGCATCAGACCAACGTGAATCCGCTGCAGCATCTGCATGCAGCGCGTGTGGCGGCGAAGTAGGGCAGTTTTGTACTATCCCACGTCTCAAAATCGAGACGTGGGACACCCATATTCACGTTCCGCGGATATTTATTACCGCAACAGTTACAAAACGAAGGGAATCAGGGCGCGCGTATGCCGGCGATAGTCGGTATATTGTGCGCCAAACTGTTGCAGCATGAACTGCTCCTCGACTTTCAGCTTGAGCCAGAAACTGATGGCAATCACGAGCACGCCGGCAAAGCTGTAGGCAAAGCCGATGGCCGTCGCTGTGCCGAGGAAGGCGATCAGCAGTCCGGTGTAGATGGGATGCCGGACGATCCGGTAAGGCCCGCGCACGATGAGCTCGTGATCCTGTTTGATCGTGACGACGCCGCTCCAGTTCCGGCCGAGAATCAAGCGCGCCCAGACACAGAAGGCGAGTCCGCCGAAGGTGAGCGCGGCTCCTGTACCGACAGAAGCGAGACTGTTGGGCACAAGCGGCGCAGCCAGCCATCCATGGCCAAGGAAATGCCGGTAGTTCATCAAAAGCGCTACGCCGAGCAACATGATCAGGCTCTGTACCAGGCGCGAACCTCCGCTCTGCTGCTGCACGGAGCGCTTGGTGGTGAAAGCGCTGAAAAGCCAGCCCAGCAGAAATACAACCCACATCCAGGTAATGGTGCGGCCTAGCATCTCCATCCTTGCAGCCTCCGCGATTTCCGCCTTCTCGCGCGAGAAGGGTCGAAGCAGGGTACGCGGGACGGGGGAAAAGAGTTCCGTGCGGAGCGGGAACTTCAGCTAAGCAGAATACGCAGGTCGCGC belongs to Silvibacterium dinghuense and includes:
- a CDS encoding methyltransferase family protein, yielding MEMLGRTITWMWVVFLLGWLFSAFTTKRSVQQQSGGSRLVQSLIMLLGVALLMNYRHFLGHGWLAAPLVPNSLASVGTGAALTFGGLAFCVWARLILGRNWSGVVTIKQDHELIVRGPYRIVRHPIYTGLLIAFLGTATAIGFAYSFAGVLVIAISFWLKLKVEEQFMLQQFGAQYTDYRRHTRALIPFVL
- the carA gene encoding glutamine-hydrolyzing carbamoyl-phosphate synthase small subunit, with amino-acid sequence MQAILALEDGRIFRGEGYGAKGECYGEVVFNTSLTGYQEIFTDPSYAGQIVILTNPQVGNYGTNNADNEANKPFIEGLVTREFSPVSSNWRSEQVADEYLERFQIPVISEIDTRALVRHLRKHGVMRGVISTIESNPDVLVAKARSLRKMDGTDLAKVVSTKSIYEWNEAHDLLPSEVKQVVEPRTKLHVVAYDYGIKRNILRMLMQEDCRVTVVPAETSAEDVLALNPDGIFLSNGPGDPDPLDYAQDGIRKLAGKKPIFGICLGHQLIGLALGGKTFKLKFGHHGGNHPVKQLNTGKVEITSQNHNYAVDPDSLNTNDVELTHINLNDHTLEGLRHKSMPIFSVQYHPEAAPGPHDSNYLFKDFRKLMEEWKG
- the truA gene encoding tRNA pseudouridine(38-40) synthase TruA → MNWKLTLAYDGTDFHGWQVQPEKPTIQGHLAEAIRRVTGAVVLPQGSGRTDAGVHALGQVASCELPGNIPPASLQRALNRSLPSPIRILSAEPAAPDFHARHAVIAKTYEYRLFRGELCPPWLARYVYALNWPLDLAAMQAAAPQVEGEHDFTSFAANDPDLTARRAAIHEEEGGPGNVRRIFRSEFLFREDPSGAVLVYRVRGTGFLHHMVRNLVGTFLDIGRGHIAPEAIPAILAARTRTAAGATAPARGLFLESVEYNPER
- a CDS encoding TolC family protein encodes the protein MDFSVTRGSRRRAQNDNGWFRKLKAGAALSCLLAGTLPGYAIGLPGQDAAAKPSSLPSAPGAIPAPNFTQPLFMRPSDRDFSKARGYFRNPLAPYLPTTAPAGNFANSPKLGDLVKDGKIYLSLSDAILLALENNYDIAIQRYNLDIADTDILRTRAGGNFLGVSSGLVEGTLGGSGQTVTSGGGPGGTSASAGGAAAGGSGLALTTNGGGSTPETLDPVLTGTVELQRQSTQELSPLFYGTDKLNQNSDTYNFAYNQGFLTGTQLQVSFNNSYTTSNNLYSTYSPALQTTFNAQLTQHILQGFGWGINGRFMVQAKNNRRVADSAFRQQLLYTVNQVENIYWGLVSAYEDLQAKRRSLEQSQALLDDDKRALQIGTMAPLDVVSATSSVETDRQAEISSESNLEYQQLLMKQAIARSLEDPVLANAPVIPTDRVSLIEMPEERESADDLVRQAVANSPSIEQAILTLKNDEITLKGEKNKLLPQVDVFAFYGASALGGKQSPNCEDFYTGTTCPPNTYPSTNYSSAFQNLFNSSSPDKGAGVQINIPLRNRVAQSEQARSELEYRQAQMRLQQLYVQTRMNVINAQFALTNDRASVQSANATLEYDRQSLDAELKKLHLGASTTALVLQQQRALAIAQNSVISATAKYAIDRAALDEILASTLDRYNISITDAATGNVKTAPVIPGLRPAGSEPEVQLPAQQQRLQQEQQGPPPQQQ
- the carB gene encoding carbamoyl-phosphate synthase large subunit, with the protein product MPRRNDITKILVIGSGPIVIGQSAEFDYSGTQACKALKQEGYEVVLVNSNPATIMTDPELADRTYIEPLTAEYVEEILRIESEMLKAEGRSGKFAVLPTVGGQTALNLAVDLADSGVLDKYGIELIGAKLEAIKKAEDRLLFKDAMTRIGLDMPRSALVNNVRDGSEFATKIGFPVIIRPSFTLGGSGGGIAYNREELMDTLSRGLDLSPVHECLIEESVLGWKEYELEVVRDLADNVIIICSIENFDPMGVHTGDSITVAPAQTLTDREYQAMRDAAIRVIREIGVETGGSNVQFAVHPNTGRMTVIEMNPRVSRSSALASKATGFPIAKIAAKLAVGYTLDEIPNDITKMTPACFEPTIDYVVTKIPKWQFEKFPGADENLGPQMKSVGEVLAMGRTFKESLMKALRSLETGKKIGSEELEPRRLTQKLVTPQPERLNYIRFAFRQGMSVRDVARMTSMDPWFLYQIKEITDTIAKVGEETPESVSPELLRKAKRMGVSDERIAEVWNIPTNDGVATVRELRKSLGIKPVYKLVDTCAAEFESSTPYLYSTYDEESEAEPTSKRKVIILGSGPNRIGQGIEFDYCCCHAAFALREDDYETVMVNCNPETVSTDYDTSDRLYFEPLTLEDVLAVYEHEASSGAEIGMIVQFGGQTPLNLALRLKAAGVPILGTSPESIDLAEDRKRFGKLLEDLDIPQPPGVMATSVEEALNGAERIGFPVLVRPSYVLGGRAMVIAYDADAVSRYMKEAVEYSQERPILIDHFLEDAVEVDVDALCDTKDVVIAGIMQHIEEAGIHSGDSSCVLPAVDLAPETLDTIRSYTRKLALALNVIGLVNLQFAIQRKPGQPDKVYVIEVNPRASRTVPYVSKATGIPLAKIASRLMTGRTLRELLPEQVASAKDLDTGDHFFVKSPVFPWNKFQGVDPVLGPEMRSTGEVMGVADNFGEAFAKAQLSAGLRLPLKGTVFFSVNDRDKAQLVELARQYVELGFHLVATEGTANVLRKAGLVVESVYKVKEGRPNVVDFIKGERINLIINTPHGQDPFFDEKAIRRAAVLNRIPTITTMAAARAAAEGIVALQEHQTNVNPLQHLHAARVAAK